The Armatimonadota bacterium genome includes a window with the following:
- a CDS encoding carbohydrate ABC transporter permease, which translates to FAWPLIITNDINLRTLPIGIMIFQGRYTQEFGLTMAAAAVCSVPIIIAFLIFQKRITEGIAMTGLKG; encoded by the coding sequence ACTTCGCGTGGCCGCTGATCATCACGAACGACATCAACCTCCGGACGCTCCCGATCGGCATCATGATCTTTCAGGGGCGGTACACCCAGGAGTTCGGCCTGACGATGGCCGCCGCCGCCGTCTGCTCGGTCCCGATCATCATCGCTTTCCTGATCTTCCAGAAGCGGATCACCGAGGGGATCGCCATGACGGGCTTGAAAGGCTAG